The following proteins are encoded in a genomic region of Pseudodesulfovibrio mercurii:
- a CDS encoding ABC transporter ATP-binding protein: protein MDSATFALRDLGFAYGDVPVLRDLDLGFAPGLLHGVVGPNGSGKSTLLALLAGLLKPTSGAVRLDGEDVSACPPDRLARRCAMVAQDQPLRFPFTVAQTVLMGRHPHIPRFGRADARDREIVERALTAMDLADLRGRAVADLSGGERQRTAVARGLAQDTPVLLLDEPTSAMDIRHAMATMEELARLAEDGRTVVAVLHDLNLAARYCDAVLMLDNGAVHAYGNVSRTLTPENIHAVFGVRAAVLDTEHGPLIAYIQGNRS from the coding sequence GTGGATAGCGCGACCTTCGCCCTCCGGGACCTCGGCTTCGCCTACGGCGACGTCCCGGTCCTCCGCGATCTGGACCTCGGCTTCGCACCCGGCCTGCTGCACGGCGTGGTCGGGCCCAACGGCAGCGGCAAGTCCACCCTGCTCGCCCTGCTGGCGGGCCTGCTCAAGCCCACCTCGGGCGCGGTCCGCCTGGACGGCGAGGACGTCTCGGCCTGTCCCCCGGACCGGCTGGCCCGGCGCTGCGCCATGGTCGCCCAGGACCAGCCCCTGCGCTTCCCCTTCACCGTGGCCCAGACCGTGCTCATGGGGCGGCACCCGCACATCCCCCGGTTCGGCCGGGCCGACGCCCGCGACCGCGAGATCGTCGAGCGCGCCCTGACCGCAATGGACCTCGCGGACCTGCGCGGCCGCGCCGTGGCCGACCTGTCCGGGGGCGAACGCCAGCGCACGGCCGTGGCGCGCGGCCTGGCCCAGGACACCCCGGTCCTGCTCCTGGACGAGCCCACCTCGGCCATGGACATCCGTCACGCCATGGCGACCATGGAGGAGCTGGCCCGGCTGGCCGAGGACGGACGCACCGTGGTGGCCGTGCTCCACGACCTGAACCTGGCCGCCCGCTACTGCGACGCCGTGCTCATGCTGGACAATGGGGCCGTTCACGCCTATGGCAACGTGTCCCGGACACTCACCCCCGAAAACATCCACGCGGTCTTCGGCGTGCGCGCCGCCGTCCTGGACACCGAACACGGACCGCTCATCGCCTATATCCAAGGGAACCGATCTTGA
- the cobI gene encoding precorrin-2 C(20)-methyltransferase gives MTKKGTLYGIGVGPGDPELLTLKAVRVLGQVDVIFAAASTKNDYSTAYAIAKPHLKDDVRIVRLGFPMTKDNDALEAAWAENARLVAEVLDRGEDAAFLTLGDPLTYSTYGYLQRTLLAMNPDLRLRAIPGITSFHAAAARIGLVLCESKESLLITSGVADSARLEEQLNSADNAVILKAYKNFDEIRALLTKLRLADTTVLVSRLGMDDESILMDIKDAPRQPHYFSLALVKRNKA, from the coding sequence GTGACCAAGAAAGGCACCCTCTACGGCATCGGGGTCGGCCCCGGCGACCCGGAACTGCTCACCCTCAAGGCCGTGCGCGTCCTCGGCCAGGTGGACGTCATCTTTGCCGCCGCCTCCACCAAGAACGACTATTCCACGGCCTACGCCATCGCCAAGCCGCACCTCAAGGACGACGTGCGCATCGTCCGCCTGGGCTTCCCCATGACCAAGGACAACGACGCCCTGGAGGCCGCCTGGGCCGAGAACGCCCGGCTCGTGGCCGAGGTCCTGGACCGGGGCGAGGACGCCGCCTTCCTGACCCTGGGCGACCCCCTGACCTACTCCACCTACGGCTACCTGCAACGCACCCTGCTGGCCATGAACCCGGACCTGCGCCTGCGCGCCATCCCCGGCATCACCTCCTTCCACGCGGCCGCCGCGCGCATCGGCCTGGTCCTGTGCGAGTCCAAGGAGTCCCTGCTGATCACCTCGGGCGTGGCCGACTCCGCCCGCCTGGAAGAGCAGCTGAACAGCGCCGACAACGCCGTCATCCTCAAGGCGTACAAGAATTTCGATGAGATACGCGCCCTGCTGACCAAGCTCCGCCTGGCCGACACCACGGTCCTGGTCTCCCGTCTGGGCATGGACGACGAATCCATCCTCATGGACATCAAGGACGCCCCCAGGCAGCCGCACTACTTCTCCCTGGCCCTGGTCAAGAGGAACAAGGCATGA
- a CDS encoding response regulator — MRALIVEDEFLSRKVLRSFLMTLFDVDIVVNGREAVEAFRMGHGEGRPYDLILMDIMMPEVDGIEALQKIRDLETANDYTPRVKVIMTTALDDPRTVIRTFHDGEASAYIVKPVAKDKLYAELEKLGLLHK, encoded by the coding sequence ATGCGTGCACTCATTGTCGAAGACGAATTTTTGAGCCGCAAGGTCCTGCGGTCCTTCCTGATGACCCTTTTCGACGTGGACATCGTGGTCAACGGCCGGGAAGCGGTCGAGGCCTTCCGCATGGGCCACGGCGAGGGCAGGCCCTACGACCTGATCCTCATGGACATCATGATGCCCGAGGTGGACGGCATCGAGGCGTTGCAGAAGATTCGGGACCTCGAAACGGCCAACGACTACACCCCCAGGGTCAAAGTGATCATGACCACGGCCCTGGACGATCCCCGGACGGTCATCCGGACCTTTCACGACGGCGAGGCCTCGGCCTACATCGTCAAGCCCGTGGCCAAGGACAAGCTGTACGCCGAGCTGGAAAAGCTCGGACTTCTGCACAAGTAA
- a CDS encoding Hpt domain-containing protein → MSEDPMVEEFFSEVNDKYYPQVMEGLELLEGAELAQGIEILARPLHTIKGVTGFMTGFEEASHFTHKIEDFLKKVQSGEVESTPDNVTLLSRGVNMIFQVLEQLREGDLDTGEQEEVLGLIKEASSTEQAEGEAQGAGVDVETRDGVTVIRVKDPRVHLDGQFKPILSAILCIEPGDAVLLDLSGVLTFGSGAWAAVASMGTTFKIAACNVSPDARQTLIGWGFDKTISLYPDRETYFTAQ, encoded by the coding sequence ATGAGCGAAGACCCGATGGTTGAGGAATTCTTCTCCGAGGTGAACGACAAGTACTACCCCCAGGTCATGGAGGGACTCGAACTGCTCGAGGGCGCGGAGCTGGCCCAGGGCATCGAGATCCTGGCCCGGCCCCTGCATACCATCAAGGGCGTAACCGGCTTCATGACGGGCTTCGAGGAGGCCTCCCACTTCACCCACAAGATCGAGGATTTCCTGAAGAAGGTGCAGTCCGGCGAGGTGGAGTCCACCCCGGACAACGTGACCCTGCTGTCGCGCGGGGTGAACATGATCTTCCAGGTCCTGGAGCAGCTGCGCGAGGGCGACCTGGACACCGGGGAGCAGGAGGAGGTCCTGGGACTGATCAAGGAGGCGTCCTCCACCGAGCAGGCCGAGGGCGAGGCCCAGGGCGCGGGCGTGGACGTGGAGACCCGCGACGGCGTGACCGTCATCAGGGTCAAGGACCCGCGCGTGCACCTGGACGGCCAGTTCAAGCCCATCCTCTCGGCCATCCTGTGCATCGAGCCCGGCGACGCCGTGCTCCTCGACCTGTCCGGGGTACTGACCTTCGGCTCCGGGGCGTGGGCCGCCGTGGCGAGCATGGGCACCACCTTCAAGATCGCGGCCTGCAACGTCTCCCCGGACGCCCGTCAGACCCTCATCGGCTGGGGCTTCGACAAGACCATCTCACTGTATCCCGACAGGGAAACCTACTTCACCGCGCAATAA
- a CDS encoding FecCD family ABC transporter permease, with translation MTDAAPRTPLRNGLTVALLAAGLAGLVLAACTLGVVHIPPDEVLRGLLDGLTGGVSGAADSLDSTGAGILFDVRLPRILTCTAVGFGLAVAGAVFQGLLLNPLADPFTLGVSSGAAFGAALALLLGLAFLGPATLLVLAFAGAALTLAAVISLAGRDGELSPASLILAGVIVSAILSAGISCIKYLADERVSVIVFWLMGSFVGRTPQDAALAGAAALFAFAVCLYFARDLNVMSLGTRPARSLGVNTGRVRLILLVTASLVSAVCVAVSGVIGFVGLIVPHLMRMVVGPDNRWLLPASGLGGAILLLAADTVTRAFLPHEVPIGVLTALIGGPVFCWIFSRSRRLSRG, from the coding sequence ATGACCGACGCCGCTCCCCGCACCCCCCTGCGCAACGGCCTGACCGTGGCCCTGCTCGCCGCCGGGCTGGCCGGGCTGGTCCTGGCCGCCTGCACCCTGGGAGTCGTCCACATCCCGCCGGACGAAGTCCTGCGCGGGCTGCTTGACGGCCTCACGGGAGGGGTGTCGGGAGCGGCGGATTCCCTGGACTCCACCGGCGCGGGCATCCTCTTCGACGTCCGGCTGCCGCGCATCCTGACCTGCACGGCCGTGGGCTTCGGCCTGGCCGTGGCGGGCGCGGTCTTCCAGGGGCTGCTCCTGAACCCCCTGGCCGACCCGTTCACCCTGGGCGTGTCCTCGGGCGCGGCCTTCGGCGCGGCCCTGGCCCTGCTCCTGGGGCTCGCCTTCCTCGGCCCGGCCACCCTGCTGGTCCTGGCCTTCGCGGGCGCGGCCCTGACGCTGGCCGCCGTCATCTCCCTGGCCGGGCGGGACGGCGAACTCTCCCCGGCCTCGCTCATCCTGGCCGGCGTCATCGTCTCGGCCATCCTCTCGGCGGGCATCAGCTGCATCAAGTACCTGGCCGACGAGCGCGTCTCGGTCATCGTCTTCTGGCTCATGGGCAGCTTCGTGGGCCGGACCCCGCAGGACGCGGCCCTGGCCGGCGCGGCCGCCCTGTTCGCCTTCGCGGTCTGCCTCTATTTCGCGCGCGACCTGAACGTCATGAGCCTGGGCACGCGCCCGGCCCGCAGCCTGGGCGTGAACACCGGCCGGGTGCGGCTCATCCTGCTGGTGACCGCCTCCCTGGTCAGCGCGGTCTGCGTGGCCGTGAGCGGGGTCATCGGCTTCGTCGGGCTCATCGTGCCCCACCTCATGCGCATGGTCGTGGGCCCGGACAACCGCTGGCTCCTGCCCGCGTCGGGCCTGGGCGGGGCCATCCTGCTCCTGGCCGCCGACACCGTGACCCGCGCCTTCCTGCCCCATGAGGTGCCCATCGGCGTGCTCACCGCCCTCATCGGCGGACCGGTCTTCTGCTGGATATTCAGCCGCTCGCGGAGGCTCTCCCGTGGATAG
- a CDS encoding chemotaxis protein CheA produces the protein MQDSIIQCIEDIEKQILEVDATGQGVEAVVDALGLSCMQLSSAGVIALLDMLKDGITPVNSDIISSLLGICEAQKKFFFALGGLLEGSADALAKIRTKPSAPVVEESEAEAAKAFEEPPAAEAEVPEEAAPAESAPAGEPDKADAKADNRTDAKSSATAISSIRVATDRLDRVIELVGKLMVTYAVIAQGGATSMTQMASSLRELDNVITRLQQEVNAIRLVPLKQIFMPMHRLVKSLSQKIGKKLDFEVKGDELALDKTIVESLNEPLVHLLRNAVDHGLEDPAGRKAAGKPESGTVTLAAWRKGDSAFIQVSDDGRGLDPDRILAKALEKGLADPDKEYETEEILQFVLQSGFSTAEKITDVSGRGVGMDAVVNAIKVALDGDVSIESTLGKGAAFTITVPLDRSANEGIVDALVCKVGGDTFIMPSRDVVEIYMPRRHDVVELPDGRETVDVRGEIHALLRLADLLELTPEIDNIEMAQAIVVRVGDYKGAILVDEVLRQQQVVITGFTVPVNEIFDVPILGYGMMGESDALVIDAEEMIQQFQARIARNAQSSLTGTPAGA, from the coding sequence ATGCAGGACAGCATCATCCAGTGCATCGAGGACATCGAAAAGCAGATCCTCGAGGTGGACGCCACCGGCCAGGGGGTCGAGGCGGTTGTCGACGCACTCGGCCTGTCGTGCATGCAGCTCTCCTCGGCAGGGGTCATCGCCCTGCTCGACATGCTGAAGGACGGCATCACCCCGGTCAACAGCGACATCATCTCCTCCCTGCTCGGCATCTGCGAGGCCCAGAAGAAGTTCTTCTTCGCCCTGGGCGGTCTGCTCGAGGGCAGCGCCGACGCCCTGGCCAAGATCCGGACCAAACCGTCCGCGCCCGTGGTCGAGGAATCCGAGGCGGAGGCGGCCAAGGCCTTCGAGGAACCGCCCGCCGCCGAGGCCGAGGTCCCCGAAGAGGCGGCCCCGGCCGAGTCCGCCCCGGCCGGCGAGCCCGACAAGGCCGACGCCAAGGCGGACAACCGGACCGACGCCAAGAGCTCGGCCACTGCCATCTCCTCCATCCGCGTGGCCACGGACCGGCTGGACCGGGTCATCGAGCTGGTCGGCAAGCTCATGGTCACCTACGCCGTCATCGCCCAGGGCGGGGCCACGAGCATGACCCAGATGGCTTCCAGCCTGCGCGAACTGGACAACGTCATCACCCGGCTCCAGCAGGAGGTCAACGCCATCCGCCTGGTGCCGCTCAAGCAGATTTTCATGCCCATGCACCGGCTGGTCAAGAGCCTGTCCCAGAAGATCGGCAAGAAGCTCGACTTCGAGGTCAAGGGCGACGAGCTGGCCCTGGACAAGACCATCGTGGAGTCCCTGAACGAGCCCCTGGTTCACCTGCTGCGCAACGCCGTGGATCACGGCCTGGAGGACCCCGCGGGGCGCAAGGCCGCGGGCAAGCCGGAGAGCGGCACCGTGACCCTGGCCGCCTGGCGCAAGGGCGACAGCGCCTTCATCCAGGTGTCCGACGACGGGCGCGGCCTGGACCCGGACCGCATCCTGGCCAAGGCCCTGGAAAAGGGGCTGGCCGACCCGGACAAGGAGTACGAGACCGAGGAAATCCTCCAGTTCGTGCTCCAGAGCGGCTTCTCCACCGCCGAGAAGATCACCGACGTGTCCGGGCGCGGCGTGGGCATGGACGCGGTGGTCAACGCCATCAAGGTCGCCCTGGACGGCGACGTGTCCATCGAGAGCACGCTCGGCAAGGGCGCGGCCTTCACCATCACCGTCCCCCTGGACCGCTCGGCCAACGAGGGCATCGTCGACGCCCTGGTCTGCAAGGTGGGCGGCGATACCTTCATCATGCCCAGCCGCGACGTGGTCGAGATATACATGCCCCGGCGCCACGACGTGGTCGAGCTGCCCGACGGCCGCGAGACCGTGGACGTGCGCGGCGAGATTCATGCCCTGCTCCGCCTGGCCGACCTCCTGGAGCTGACCCCGGAGATCGACAACATCGAGATGGCCCAGGCCATCGTGGTCCGGGTGGGCGACTACAAGGGGGCCATCCTGGTGGACGAGGTCCTCAGGCAGCAGCAGGTGGTCATCACCGGCTTCACCGTGCCCGTGAACGAGATCTTCGACGTGCCCATCCTGGGCTACGGCATGATGGGCGAATCCGACGCCCTGGTCATTGACGCCGAGGAGATGATCCAGCAGTTCCAGGCGCGCATCGCCCGGAACGCGCAGTCGTCCTTGACAGGAACGCCCGCCGGGGCATAG
- a CDS encoding sirohydrochlorin cobaltochelatase, giving the protein MTFVRNAAFLLLALLLAVPARAGHHDEGPVKTAIVLAAFGTSYPEAVKSILNIKTKVEQANPGVPVRLAFTSNIIRRIWQKRQDDAAWQKAHADIPAEVLFVKHPLATIADLQNDGYRDVAVQSLHVFAGEEFTDLAALVDGLRSIHTMKAKNEPFVRLVLGRPALGMPGDARPYGEDMARAAKALKGDVDQAREMGAALVYMGHGNDFFSTGIYAEFQKVLQAEYDYPIFIGCVEGYPAFDDMTPQLKASGERKVLLKPFMIVAGDHASNDMAGDEDDSWKVMLTKQGFDVTTDLRGLGMLDGWAAIYVDHLADAMTQKPGAK; this is encoded by the coding sequence ATGACGTTCGTCAGAAACGCCGCCTTCCTGCTGCTCGCCCTGCTCCTGGCCGTCCCGGCCCGGGCCGGGCACCACGACGAGGGCCCGGTCAAGACGGCCATCGTCCTGGCCGCCTTCGGCACCTCCTACCCCGAAGCGGTCAAATCCATCCTGAACATCAAGACCAAGGTGGAACAGGCCAACCCCGGCGTGCCCGTGCGCCTGGCCTTCACCTCCAACATCATCCGCCGCATCTGGCAGAAGCGCCAGGACGACGCGGCCTGGCAAAAGGCCCACGCGGACATCCCCGCCGAGGTCCTGTTCGTCAAGCACCCCCTGGCGACCATCGCGGACCTCCAGAACGACGGCTACCGCGACGTCGCCGTCCAGTCCCTGCACGTCTTCGCGGGCGAGGAGTTCACCGACCTGGCCGCCCTGGTCGACGGGCTCCGGTCCATCCACACCATGAAGGCCAAGAACGAGCCCTTCGTCCGTCTGGTCCTGGGTCGTCCCGCCCTGGGCATGCCCGGCGACGCCCGGCCATACGGCGAGGACATGGCCCGCGCGGCCAAGGCCCTCAAGGGCGACGTGGACCAGGCCAGGGAGATGGGCGCGGCCCTGGTCTACATGGGCCACGGCAACGACTTCTTCTCCACGGGCATCTACGCGGAGTTCCAGAAGGTGCTCCAGGCCGAGTACGACTACCCCATCTTCATCGGCTGCGTGGAGGGCTACCCGGCCTTCGACGACATGACCCCGCAGCTCAAGGCGTCGGGCGAGAGGAAGGTCCTGCTCAAGCCGTTCATGATCGTGGCCGGGGACCACGCCTCCAACGACATGGCCGGGGACGAGGACGACTCGTGGAAGGTCATGCTGACCAAACAGGGCTTCGACGTGACCACCGACCTGCGCGGCCTGGGCATGCTCGACGGCTGGGCCGCCATCTACGTGGACCATCTCGCCGACGCCATGACCCAAAAACCGGGCGCGAAATAA
- a CDS encoding ABC transporter substrate-binding protein produces MKRFFLTLAFILLLCSTAQARTITDDSGRTITFDKPFTRIISLYGAHTENLFSLGLDDRIIGVSTGEDYPVAALDKPTFNARDGVEKFLAAKPDLILIRPMHMRAYTGLWNALARHGVTVVSLQPDTVEAMYDYWRTLGKLTGRDMQAEYMVEDFRDGVRRAEDRLATIPMDERPGVFFESIHSKTATFSPGSMPLFVLEKAGGINVAADARPRHGTNIADYGLERLLARGDKVDVYLAQRGTMNEVSVPDIVDGPAASRIKAVLTRNVFLVDERLVSRPTLRLLEGIDNVFRLLHP; encoded by the coding sequence TTGAAACGTTTCTTCCTGACCCTCGCCTTCATCCTGCTCCTGTGCTCCACCGCCCAGGCCCGGACCATCACCGACGACTCCGGTCGGACCATCACCTTCGACAAGCCGTTCACCCGGATCATCTCCCTGTACGGCGCGCACACCGAAAATCTCTTCAGCCTCGGCCTGGACGACCGCATCATCGGCGTGTCCACGGGCGAGGACTACCCGGTCGCGGCCCTGGACAAGCCGACCTTCAACGCCCGCGACGGCGTGGAGAAGTTCCTGGCCGCCAAGCCGGACCTGATCCTCATCCGTCCCATGCACATGCGCGCCTACACCGGGCTGTGGAACGCGCTTGCGCGCCACGGCGTCACCGTGGTCTCGCTCCAGCCCGACACCGTGGAGGCCATGTACGACTACTGGCGCACCCTGGGCAAACTGACCGGCCGCGACATGCAGGCCGAATACATGGTCGAGGACTTCCGCGACGGCGTGCGCCGCGCCGAGGACCGGCTGGCGACCATCCCCATGGACGAGCGGCCCGGCGTGTTCTTCGAGTCCATCCACTCCAAGACCGCCACCTTCTCGCCCGGCTCCATGCCCCTGTTCGTCCTGGAAAAGGCGGGCGGCATCAACGTGGCCGCCGACGCCCGGCCCCGCCACGGCACCAACATCGCGGACTACGGCCTGGAGCGGCTCCTGGCCAGGGGCGATAAGGTGGACGTCTACCTGGCCCAGCGCGGAACCATGAACGAGGTCTCGGTGCCGGACATCGTGGACGGCCCGGCCGCCTCGCGCATCAAGGCGGTCCTGACCCGCAACGTCTTCCTGGTGGACGAGCGGCTGGTCTCGCGGCCCACCCTGCGGCTCCTCGAAGGCATCGACAACGTCTTCCGCCTCCTCCACCCCTAG